One genomic window of Lagenorhynchus albirostris chromosome 17, mLagAlb1.1, whole genome shotgun sequence includes the following:
- the GSDMD gene encoding gasdermin-D has product MWRRLRARQLRGRALRPQPAERPGFSSVGTGTQQSRSRPAGARPDPAALLRSMASAFARVVRSVVQELDHGGELTPVDSLQSSTSFQLYCLLGRKSSSSRFWKHRYTRVNLSIRDILEPDAPEPAVECGNTFHFHDAMDGKMQGSVELAAPGQGKLSGGAAVSGSSSASMIVCTLRVAPNTWEAMHRERRLRRPEHKVLQQLRNRGDDVFVVTEVLQTQQEVEVTQTQKQEGSGQFALPGAMGLQGRGEGHLSQNKMVTIPAGSILAFRVAQLVIGSDWDILFFPDKKKTTFRPQQKDYRPSYIASGQPQRSSRLASTEFLSLRFKFLSDGPVEDRVATTEDFQGLQAEVEAWAMGLEGLSREPCGQLLGALGQVLRDEAALQALDESLEHGLRGGFLEPRDGPVGAVLECLVFSSRRLEKRLAGPVFYLLQALAVLSATQHVLLAEVLEMGALSGAFKLVESLLEQSTPWQEHRAVSLPHELLGSSWGSEAPTWVLLEECGLEPQVGAPQVCWKPEAQGCANALYACLALLFRLSRLC; this is encoded by the exons ATGTGGCGGAGGCTTCGGG CTCGGCAGCTCCGGGGCAGAGCCCTCCGACCCCAGCCAGCAGAGCGGCCTGGCTTCAGCTCTGTGGGCACAGGCACGCAACAGTCACGGTCACG CCCTGCGGGTGCAAGGCCTGACCCAGCTGCCCTCCTCAGGAGCATGGCATCGGCCTTTGCAAGGGTGGTCAGGAGCGTGGTCCAGGAGCTGGACCACGGTGGGGAGCTCACCCCTGTGGACAGCCTGCAGAGCTCCACCAGCTTCCAGCTCTACTGCCTTTTGGGCAGGAAGTCCTCGAGTTCACGGTTCTGGAAACACCGCTACACACGTGTCAACCTGTCCATCAGGGACATCCTGGAGCCCGACGCCCCAGAGCCAG CTGTGGAGTGTGGCAACACCTTCCATTTCCACGATGCTATGGATGGGAAGATGCAGGGCAGCGTGGAGCTGGCGGCCCCAGGACAGGGGAAGCTGTCAGGCGGGGCCGCGGTGTCCGGCAGCTCCAGCGCCTCGATGATCGTGTGCACGCTGCGAGTGGCGCCCAACACCTGGGAAGCCATGCATCGAGAGAG GCGCTTGCGGCGGCCTGAGCACAAAGTCCTGCAGCAGCTGCGGAATCGTGGGGATGACGTGTTCGTCGTGACCGAGGTGCTGCAGACACAGCAGGAGGTGGAAGTCACCCAGACCCAAAAGCAGGAGGGCTCCGGCCAGTTTGCACTTCCGGGAGCCATGGGCTTGCAG GGCAGAGGCGAGGGCCACCTGAGCCAGAACAAGATGGTCACCATCCCCGCGGGCAGCATCCTCGCATTTCGGGTGGCCCAGCTGGTTATTGGCTCTGACTGGG ACATCCTCTTCTTCCCGGACAAGAAGAAGACGACCTTCAGGCCACAGCAGAAAG ACTACAGGCCCTCCTACATTGCAAGTGGCCAGCCGCAGCGGTCCTCCCGCCTCGCCTCCACAGAATTCCTCTCTCTCCGCTTCAAGTTCCTGTCGG ATGGGCCCGTGGAGGACCGGGTGGCGACCACCGAAGACTTCCAGGGCCTGCAGGCAGAAGTGGAGGCTTGGGCCATGGGCCTGGAGGGCTTGTCCAGGGAGCCTTGTGGGCAGCTGCTGGGGGCCCTCGGGCAGGTGCTGCGGGACGAGGCCGCCCTGCAAGCCCTGGATGAGTCG CTGGAGCACGGCCTGCGTGGCGGGTTTTTGGAGCCTCGGGATGGTCCGGTGGGTGCTGTCCTCGAGTGCCTGGTGTTCTCCTCCAGAAGGCTGGAAAAGAGACTTGCCGGCCCCGTCTTCTACCTGCTGCAAGCTCTAGCTG TGCTGAGTGCAACCCAGCACGTGCTGCTGGCTGAGGTGCTGGAGATGGGGGCCCTGTCGGGGGCGTTCAAACTG GTGGAGAGCCTTTTGGAGCAGAGCACCCCATGGCAGGAGCACAGGGCCGTGTCCCTGCCGCACGAGCTCCTGGGGAGCAGCTGGGGCTCAGAGGCACCCACCTGGGTCCTGCTGGAGGAGTGTGGCCTTGAGCCACAGGTGGGCGCCCCCCAGGTGTGCTGGAAACCGGAGGCCCAGGGCTGTGCGAATGCGCTTTACGCCTGCCTCGCACTGCTATTCAGGCTGAGCCGGCTCTGCTAG